In Candidatus Cohnella colombiensis, one DNA window encodes the following:
- a CDS encoding menaquinone biosynthesis protein yields the protein MNSDLQRPITIGRISYTNVWPVVHGFETSALPFPVEQQSGMPAVLNRKLREGEIDMAAISSFAFGVSSNDYYVLPNLSVSTAGRVQSILLFLKSPLEKVLQGTIALTTTSATSVNLLKIIMEKFYGGKPSYIDAEPSLEQMLEHADAALLIGDHAIRASWQNKQYQVLDLGEVWHLWTGHWMTYALWAVHRETAEQFPEAILAIYEALVASKQRTAMNPEVIVDKAITQIGGTALYWRNYFANLCHDFGSEQKAGLQLYWQYALELGLIKQPVELIELPLGRNVSNLI from the coding sequence AGCGCACTGCCTTTTCCAGTAGAGCAACAATCCGGTATGCCCGCAGTGTTGAATCGGAAGCTGCGTGAAGGCGAGATTGATATGGCAGCCATCTCCTCATTTGCCTTCGGAGTATCGTCGAATGATTACTATGTGTTGCCGAATTTGTCTGTAAGCACAGCAGGACGAGTGCAGTCCATCTTGCTGTTTTTAAAGTCACCGCTAGAGAAAGTACTACAGGGGACGATTGCTTTAACAACAACGTCAGCAACATCAGTTAATTTGCTCAAGATTATTATGGAGAAATTTTATGGGGGTAAGCCTTCATACATCGATGCTGAGCCTTCGCTTGAGCAGATGTTAGAGCATGCAGATGCAGCGTTACTCATTGGAGATCACGCGATTCGTGCTTCGTGGCAGAATAAACAGTATCAAGTACTCGATCTTGGTGAAGTCTGGCATCTATGGACTGGTCATTGGATGACTTATGCGTTATGGGCCGTGCACCGAGAAACCGCAGAACAATTTCCGGAAGCAATACTGGCGATCTATGAAGCGTTGGTTGCGAGCAAGCAACGTACAGCGATGAATCCGGAAGTCATTGTGGACAAAGCGATTACGCAAATTGGGGGAACTGCACTGTATTGGCGGAACTACTTTGCGAACTTATGCCATGATTTTGGATCGGAGCAGAAAGCGGGATTGCAGCTTTACTGGCAATATGCGTTAGAGCTTGGCTTAATTAAACAGCCGGTTGAACTGATCGAATTGCCGCTAGGGCGCAATGTGTCTAATTTAATTTAA
- a CDS encoding polyprenyl synthetase family protein: MKIMQLYASMKSDLQSIEDMMAKTVRSDLPLLSETSLHLLKAGGKRLRPVFVLLSGKFGDYSLETLKHVAVPLELIHMATLVHDDVIDDADTRRGQLTVKSKWDNKIAMYTGDFIYAKALTVVTKLPNVRIHQTLSNAIVQMCLGEMEQIRDFFNVEQSVRNYLLRIRRKTALLIAISCQLGAIATNAPARISDALYRFGYNVGMAFQIGDDLLDLCGTEKTIGKPPGSDLRQGNITLPVLYALEDADIRDRLLREISLIRESEGSVSSVAAVKLVRASSGIAKAEQMSDRYIAKALKALDTLPDNNARRNLHDIARFVAKRSY; this comes from the coding sequence ATGAAAATAATGCAACTTTATGCATCGATGAAGTCAGATCTGCAATCGATTGAGGATATGATGGCGAAGACGGTGAGGTCCGATCTTCCACTTTTAAGCGAAACCTCATTACATCTATTAAAAGCAGGGGGCAAGCGACTTCGCCCTGTTTTCGTGCTATTATCAGGCAAGTTCGGAGATTATTCACTCGAAACGCTAAAGCACGTTGCTGTACCGCTCGAACTCATTCATATGGCGACTCTTGTGCATGATGATGTTATTGACGATGCTGATACTCGGCGGGGTCAATTAACGGTCAAGTCCAAATGGGATAATAAAATTGCAATGTACACGGGTGACTTTATTTATGCGAAAGCACTCACTGTCGTAACTAAATTGCCTAATGTCCGAATCCATCAAACGCTATCCAATGCGATTGTTCAGATGTGTCTAGGTGAGATGGAGCAAATACGCGACTTCTTCAATGTCGAGCAGAGTGTGCGTAACTACTTGCTCCGCATTCGGCGGAAGACCGCGCTCCTAATCGCAATTAGCTGTCAGCTTGGGGCGATCGCAACGAATGCACCAGCACGGATAAGCGACGCATTATATCGCTTCGGTTATAATGTGGGTATGGCATTTCAAATCGGGGATGACTTGCTCGACCTGTGCGGAACGGAAAAAACAATTGGTAAACCACCAGGAAGTGATTTGCGACAAGGCAATATTACATTACCCGTCTTATACGCTCTTGAGGATGCGGATATTCGGGATCGGCTATTGCGCGAAATCAGCCTCATTCGTGAGAGTGAAGGGAGTGTCAGTTCTGTAGCCGCTGTTAAGCTTGTACGTGCGAGCAGTGGGATCGCTAAAGCTGAACAGATGTCTGATCGATACATCGCGAAAGCTTTAAAGGCGCTTGATACTTTGCCAGATAATAATGCTAGACGGAATCTTCATGATATTGCTCGATTTGTAGCTAAGCGCAGTTATTAA
- the ndk gene encoding nucleoside-diphosphate kinase, protein MERTYLMVKPDGVQRGLIGEIVSRFERKGLKLVGAKLMNVTLDRAQRHYAEHEGKDFYNRLLEFITAGPVFAMVWEGDQAVGLCRALIGKTNALEAAPGTIRSDFAIHTNFNLIHGSDSIESAAREIAIFFSEEELVSYDKVIQVWI, encoded by the coding sequence ATGGAAAGAACCTACTTGATGGTCAAGCCAGACGGCGTTCAAAGAGGTTTAATCGGTGAAATCGTATCGCGGTTTGAACGTAAAGGCTTGAAGCTTGTTGGCGCGAAGCTAATGAATGTAACGTTGGATCGGGCTCAACGCCATTATGCGGAGCATGAAGGAAAAGATTTCTATAATCGTCTATTGGAATTTATTACAGCAGGTCCAGTATTCGCGATGGTATGGGAAGGCGATCAAGCGGTAGGGTTATGCCGAGCATTAATCGGTAAGACGAATGCGCTTGAAGCAGCACCTGGAACAATTCGCAGTGATTTTGCAATACATACGAATTTCAATCTTATTCACGGCTCGGACTCGATCGAGAGCGCAGCACGTGAAATTGCGATATTCTTCTCGGAAGAAGAGTTAGTATCCTATGACAAAGTCATTCAGGTGTGGATATGA
- a CDS encoding protein-glutamate O-methyltransferase CheR, which produces MINKLPEDEDFSQFIANIKKSTSIDLSQYKENQMRRRLTTLRLKHGFSTFDQYYSALLSDSRLKNEFLDRMTINVSEFWRNSNRWTMLVDKFLPQMIKTNSRLNIWSAACSTGEEPYTIGMILDTLGVLERSSLLATDLDEGVIAKAKEGSYLERSLREVPPDYKNKYFKAVDGAFQVDDRLKRAVKYQKHNLLLDSFGTQYDLIVCRNVMIYFTEDAKAILYTKFAKALKPGGLLFVGSTEQIFSPAQYGLETAETFFYRKMI; this is translated from the coding sequence ATGATTAATAAGCTTCCAGAGGATGAAGATTTTTCACAATTTATTGCGAATATAAAAAAATCTACTTCGATAGATCTTTCGCAGTATAAGGAAAATCAAATGCGAAGAAGGTTGACAACTTTACGCTTAAAGCATGGATTTTCTACATTTGATCAATATTATAGTGCACTTCTGTCGGACTCACGATTAAAAAATGAGTTTTTGGATCGGATGACGATTAACGTATCCGAGTTTTGGCGCAATTCGAATCGATGGACGATGCTAGTAGATAAGTTTCTTCCACAGATGATCAAGACGAATTCTAGGCTTAACATCTGGAGCGCTGCATGCTCTACGGGAGAAGAACCGTATACGATTGGGATGATTCTCGATACACTCGGAGTTCTCGAACGAAGCTCTTTGCTGGCGACAGATTTGGATGAAGGTGTAATTGCGAAGGCAAAGGAAGGCTCCTATTTAGAACGTTCGCTTCGTGAAGTGCCACCCGACTATAAAAATAAATATTTCAAAGCTGTTGATGGTGCATTCCAAGTGGATGATCGACTGAAGCGAGCAGTAAAGTATCAGAAGCATAATTTACTGCTTGACTCATTCGGTACGCAATATGATTTAATCGTATGTCGCAATGTGATGATCTATTTTACAGAAGATGCTAAAGCAATCCTCTATACGAAATTCGCCAAAGCACTCAAACCAGGTGGCCTGTTATTCGTTGGAAGTACAGAACAAATTTTTTCTCCTGCACAGTATGGTCTTGAAACAGCGGAAACTTTTTTTTACCGTAAAATGATTTAA
- the aroC gene encoding chorismate synthase: MSLRYLTAGETHGPQLTAIIEGLPSNLELDFEAINFQLQRRQKGHGRGRRMQIETDTAQIVGGVRHGRTTGAPVALVVENKDWKHWTTVMNVEPVEGGDEAKRRVHRPRPGHADLNGGLKYNLKDLRNVLERSSARETAARVAVGAIARQLLEKFGVKVAGHVVSIGEVVAQTPNVSIDELIEITEQSPVRVVDKVAEQKMTELIDRMKQEGDTIGGVVECIVEGLPVGLGSHVQWDRKLDSRIAQAVVSINAFKGVEIGIGFEAGRRNGSVVHDPILHSPEKGFHRASNNAGGIEGGMSTGEPIVVRGVMKPIPTLYKPLASVDIDTKEEYTAQVERSDACAVPAASVVMEHVVTWEIAKAFLEKFGGDSIEEIQANVDNYLRQVEAY, translated from the coding sequence TTGAGTTTACGATATTTAACAGCGGGTGAAACACACGGTCCGCAGCTTACAGCTATTATTGAGGGATTACCTAGTAATTTGGAACTTGATTTCGAGGCTATTAATTTTCAGTTGCAACGTCGTCAGAAAGGTCATGGACGTGGACGTCGCATGCAAATTGAGACGGATACGGCTCAAATCGTAGGTGGCGTGCGACACGGTCGTACGACTGGGGCACCAGTTGCGCTCGTTGTTGAGAATAAAGACTGGAAGCACTGGACAACAGTTATGAACGTAGAGCCGGTTGAAGGCGGAGATGAAGCGAAGCGTCGTGTTCATCGCCCTCGTCCGGGACATGCCGATTTGAACGGTGGTTTGAAGTACAATTTGAAAGATTTGCGAAACGTGCTTGAGCGTTCAAGTGCTCGTGAAACGGCGGCTCGTGTTGCAGTTGGTGCGATTGCTCGTCAATTGCTAGAGAAGTTCGGAGTGAAGGTAGCAGGTCACGTCGTATCGATCGGCGAAGTCGTCGCACAAACGCCTAACGTTTCCATTGATGAATTGATTGAAATTACAGAGCAGTCTCCTGTAAGAGTTGTAGATAAAGTTGCTGAACAGAAAATGACTGAACTGATCGATCGTATGAAGCAAGAAGGCGATACGATTGGTGGCGTTGTTGAATGTATCGTTGAAGGCTTGCCGGTTGGTTTAGGAAGTCACGTGCAATGGGATCGCAAGCTCGATTCACGAATTGCACAAGCCGTCGTCTCAATCAATGCGTTCAAAGGCGTTGAGATTGGGATCGGATTTGAAGCAGGCCGTCGCAACGGTTCGGTGGTCCATGACCCGATTCTTCATTCACCGGAAAAAGGCTTCCACCGCGCATCTAACAATGCAGGTGGAATCGAAGGCGGAATGTCAACGGGAGAACCTATCGTAGTACGTGGTGTAATGAAGCCAATTCCTACGTTGTATAAGCCACTAGCTAGTGTGGATATCGATACTAAGGAAGAATACACAGCACAGGTTGAGCGTTCAGATGCTTGTGCGGTACCTGCGGCGAGCGTCGTAATGGAGCACGTTGTAACATGGGAAATTGCGAAGGCGTTTCTTGAAAAATTCGGCGGCGATTCGATAGAAGAGATTCAAGCGAATGTCGACAACTATTTGCGCCAAGTAGAGGCATACTAA
- the aroB gene encoding 3-dehydroquinate synthase yields the protein MANETRELTVELGDRSYPIYIGSGLLARTGQLFAERGFSVKSPVMLVTDASVEGLYAEAVEKALSDSGYKVTTAVVPSGETSKSLEMLDELVGVALQAGLDRRSTVIALGGGVVGDLAGFVAASYMRGVRFVQIPTTILAHDSSVGGKVAVNHRLAKNIIGAFYQPEFVLYDLDTLASLPMREVRAGLSEVIKHGLIWNADFVSWCEDNVERLLGLEPDALGYALYEGCRVKSIVVSRDERENDLRAILNLGHTIGHALEAVAGYGVLAHGEAIAIGMIGSARLATRFGYDSEIEVVTERIFRKFGLPVRIPEGIATEEVMAAMLHDKKFLEGQMVFVVPTAIGSVEIRNDVQIEWVSEIVDGLREGN from the coding sequence ATGGCTAACGAAACGCGCGAGTTAACAGTTGAGCTAGGGGATCGATCCTACCCGATCTATATCGGGTCAGGATTGTTGGCGCGTACGGGACAATTGTTCGCTGAACGAGGTTTCTCAGTAAAGTCGCCTGTCATGCTTGTGACAGACGCTTCTGTCGAAGGACTATATGCCGAAGCAGTGGAGAAAGCTTTAAGTGACTCCGGGTATAAAGTGACGACAGCGGTTGTTCCTTCAGGTGAAACGAGCAAATCGCTCGAGATGCTCGATGAACTCGTCGGTGTTGCTCTGCAAGCTGGGCTTGATCGTCGGTCGACCGTTATCGCCCTTGGAGGCGGTGTTGTCGGTGATCTCGCTGGCTTCGTTGCTGCTTCGTACATGCGTGGTGTTCGCTTTGTACAAATTCCGACGACAATTCTCGCTCATGATAGCAGTGTAGGTGGAAAAGTCGCGGTTAACCATCGATTAGCCAAAAATATTATCGGCGCTTTCTATCAACCTGAGTTTGTACTCTATGACTTGGATACGTTAGCGAGTCTGCCAATGCGTGAAGTGCGCGCGGGACTGTCTGAGGTCATTAAGCATGGACTGATCTGGAACGCCGACTTTGTCAGCTGGTGCGAGGACAATGTAGAGCGACTACTAGGCTTGGAGCCGGATGCGCTTGGTTATGCGCTCTATGAAGGCTGTCGCGTGAAGTCAATCGTCGTTTCGCGGGATGAACGGGAAAATGATTTGCGTGCTATTTTGAATTTGGGTCATACGATTGGTCATGCGTTAGAGGCGGTCGCGGGTTATGGTGTTCTTGCTCATGGCGAAGCGATTGCGATTGGGATGATCGGGTCAGCACGATTGGCAACAAGATTTGGATACGACAGCGAGATTGAAGTTGTGACTGAGCGAATATTCCGCAAGTTTGGTTTGCCGGTGCGCATTCCAGAAGGAATCGCGACGGAAGAGGTCATGGCGGCGATGCTACACGATAAGAAGTTTTTGGAAGGACAGATGGTGTTCGTCGTTCCTACTGCGATCGGCAGCGTTGAAATTCGGAATGATGTACAAATCGAATGGGTTAGCGAGATTGTGGATGGTTTAAGAGAGGGGAACTAG
- the aroH gene encoding chorismate mutase: MSVRGIRGAITVEVNEVDEILDATIRLLEGIVEVNQFAPEDICSVLVTVTQDLDATFPARAIRQMAGWELVPLMCSLEVPVKGSLEKCIRLMVHVNTDASQSDIRHVYLEGASVLRPDLKA, from the coding sequence ATGAGCGTTAGAGGGATACGCGGTGCAATTACAGTTGAAGTAAATGAAGTCGATGAAATATTGGATGCAACGATTCGCTTGTTAGAGGGGATCGTGGAAGTCAATCAGTTTGCACCAGAGGATATTTGTAGTGTACTCGTTACAGTGACGCAGGATTTGGATGCGACATTCCCTGCGCGTGCAATTCGTCAAATGGCCGGCTGGGAGCTAGTACCGCTCATGTGCTCGCTAGAGGTGCCAGTCAAAGGTAGCTTGGAAAAATGCATTCGCCTCATGGTGCACGTGAACACAGATGCGTCCCAATCCGATATCCGCCACGTTTACTTAGAAGGCGCATCGGTGCTCCGTCCTGATCTGAAGGCATAG
- the trpE gene encoding anthranilate synthase component I, whose amino-acid sequence MDQQELQGIIAMAGQYNVIPVVRRLMADTETPIRVFQHLSKDKRAFLLESVEGGTKWARYSFIGTDPFLLLKLKHNKLTLEQNKTIETYETNEPLQLLREKLRAYRSPSIAELPPFTGGAIGFFGYDLLQYYEKKLPPHRTDDLNMDDMQFMFCDQIIVFDHFKQQVLVIGNVHIAEGASDKEIELNYAAVCGKIDETIDRLQQPIQVRVSKGAPPQDPELGEIHSNLTKQQFIDNVNQAKEYIRAGDIFQVVLSQRFHIETEVDPLHVYRVLRTMNPSPYMYYLKLDDEVIVGTSPELLVKVDDGQVETRPIAGTRPRGRTPEEDLALEKELLADEKERAEHVMLVDLGRNDIGRVATFGTVKCDSYMEIERYSHVMHIVSNVTGQLRPDKDFYDAFLSCLPAGTVSGAPKLRAMEIISELENEARGAYAGAIGYLGFSGNLNTCITIRTIVFKHGKAYVQAGAGIVWDSVPENEYQETVNKAKGMLKAIRSAEAAFPQSMGKNGFPFAVAGDRRTNLDYD is encoded by the coding sequence ATGGATCAACAGGAACTGCAAGGAATCATCGCAATGGCAGGGCAATATAATGTGATCCCCGTAGTTCGTAGATTGATGGCGGATACGGAAACGCCGATTCGTGTTTTCCAGCATTTAAGCAAGGATAAGCGTGCATTCCTCCTTGAAAGCGTTGAGGGAGGTACGAAGTGGGCACGCTATTCGTTCATAGGTACAGATCCATTTCTACTCCTCAAATTAAAGCATAATAAGCTCACTCTGGAGCAGAACAAAACAATTGAAACCTATGAAACGAACGAACCGCTGCAATTGCTACGAGAAAAGCTTCGTGCCTATCGCAGTCCTTCGATAGCTGAGCTACCTCCATTCACAGGTGGAGCGATTGGGTTTTTCGGATATGATTTACTCCAATATTATGAGAAGAAGCTACCACCTCATCGTACGGACGATTTGAACATGGACGATATGCAATTTATGTTTTGTGATCAGATTATCGTATTCGACCACTTCAAACAGCAGGTTCTTGTCATCGGTAACGTTCATATTGCAGAGGGTGCATCTGACAAAGAGATCGAACTCAACTATGCAGCGGTATGTGGGAAGATCGACGAAACGATCGACAGATTACAGCAACCGATTCAAGTGCGCGTATCGAAAGGTGCTCCACCACAAGATCCTGAGTTAGGTGAAATTCATTCCAACCTAACGAAGCAGCAATTCATCGATAATGTGAATCAAGCGAAGGAGTACATTCGTGCGGGCGATATTTTCCAAGTGGTGCTCTCCCAACGATTTCACATTGAGACAGAAGTTGATCCTCTTCATGTCTATCGCGTACTAAGGACGATGAATCCATCTCCATATATGTATTATCTGAAGCTAGATGATGAAGTTATCGTCGGTACATCACCGGAATTGCTCGTTAAGGTCGATGACGGTCAAGTTGAGACTCGTCCAATTGCAGGCACACGCCCACGCGGTCGAACCCCTGAAGAAGATTTAGCTCTCGAAAAAGAACTGTTAGCGGATGAAAAAGAACGCGCGGAGCATGTCATGCTCGTCGATCTTGGCCGTAACGATATCGGTCGAGTAGCGACGTTCGGAACGGTAAAATGCGACAGCTATATGGAGATTGAACGCTATTCCCATGTCATGCACATCGTATCGAATGTGACGGGACAACTGAGACCAGATAAAGATTTTTACGATGCTTTCTTGTCCTGCTTACCAGCAGGTACTGTATCAGGCGCTCCCAAGCTGCGGGCGATGGAGATTATTTCTGAACTGGAAAATGAAGCTCGAGGCGCGTACGCCGGGGCAATTGGTTATCTTGGTTTTTCGGGAAATTTGAATACTTGCATTACGATTCGGACAATCGTATTCAAGCATGGCAAAGCATATGTACAAGCGGGAGCTGGTATCGTATGGGATTCCGTTCCAGAGAATGAATATCAAGAAACTGTCAATAAAGCAAAGGGAATGCTGAAGGCGATTCGCTCTGCGGAAGCGGCATTTCCACAAAGTATGGGCAAAAACGGATTTCCGTTCGCAGTAGCGGGCGACCGTCGCACGAATTTAGACTACGATTAA